The proteins below come from a single Prochlorococcus marinus CUG1415 genomic window:
- a CDS encoding YlqD family protein, with translation METKNSISIKRSIAIKAVVTPTWKEDAEKELSKAISNIDQQLSQLEQEGQQIVNNIRSQSVNPLDPRVQEQVSQVQQQVAAKRNEIEEQKRNLLQQQSQVRELKMDEIVDQGQVDSFCDVTVGDNLIEKMQVSITVKDGVIQSIDNN, from the coding sequence ATGGAAACAAAAAACTCAATATCTATTAAGCGCTCAATAGCTATTAAAGCTGTAGTTACACCAACTTGGAAGGAAGATGCTGAAAAAGAATTAAGTAAAGCAATTTCAAACATTGACCAGCAATTATCGCAACTGGAGCAAGAGGGGCAGCAAATAGTAAATAATATTAGATCCCAATCGGTTAATCCTCTAGATCCAAGGGTTCAAGAACAGGTTAGTCAGGTTCAACAACAAGTCGCAGCAAAACGAAATGAAATTGAAGAACAAAAAAGAAATCTACTACAACAACAGAGTCAAGTTCGCGAATTAAAAATGGACGAAATTGTTGATCAAGGGCAAGTGGATAGTTTCTGTGATGTCACTGTGGGAGACAATCTTATTGAAAAAATGCAAGTCTCGATTACGGTTAAAGATGGAGTTATTCAATCTATAGATAATAATTAA
- a CDS encoding dihydrolipoamide acetyltransferase family protein: MSHEIFMPALSSTMTEGKIVEWLKNPGDKVERGESVLVVESDKADMDVESFQDGYLAAVLMPAGSTAPVGETIGLIVENEDEIASVQEQNKGNQPEVSSSDQLELVSNKTEEKPVAQTENIKKETQEVVLKSEKEAPSFNSDQINAATNNVSSRVIASPRAKKLASQMGVDLAKVHGSGPHGRIQADDILKANGQPVSIPWIGEGGSPASIPGSNLGVESKPEASGNSFGNPGETVQFNTLQKAVNKNMESSLDVPCFRVGYSINTDKLDNFYKKVKQNGVTMTALLVKAVAKTLKKHPQVNSSFSENGISYPENINIAVAVAMEDGGLITPVLKEPCNTDLFELSREWKDLVKRSRSKQLEPDEYSTGTFTLSNLGMFGVDRFDAILPPGTGAILAIASSKPTVVANSDGSISVKKIMQVNLTADHRVIYGADGASFLKDLANLIENEPETLVS, encoded by the coding sequence ATGTCTCACGAAATATTCATGCCTGCCTTGAGTTCTACTATGACGGAGGGCAAGATTGTGGAATGGTTGAAAAATCCAGGAGATAAAGTTGAAAGAGGTGAATCTGTCTTGGTTGTTGAATCTGATAAGGCAGATATGGATGTTGAATCTTTTCAAGATGGATATCTTGCAGCTGTTTTAATGCCTGCTGGCAGCACTGCACCAGTAGGAGAAACTATCGGTCTTATTGTAGAAAATGAGGATGAGATAGCTTCTGTTCAAGAACAAAATAAAGGAAATCAACCCGAAGTTTCTAGTTCGGATCAACTTGAATTGGTAAGCAATAAAACTGAAGAAAAACCAGTAGCCCAGACTGAAAATATAAAAAAAGAAACACAAGAAGTCGTATTAAAGAGTGAAAAGGAAGCCCCATCTTTTAATAGCGATCAAATTAATGCCGCTACAAATAATGTTTCTTCGAGGGTGATTGCATCTCCAAGAGCTAAAAAACTTGCCTCTCAAATGGGTGTTGATTTAGCAAAGGTTCATGGATCAGGACCTCATGGAAGAATTCAAGCAGATGATATTTTAAAAGCTAATGGCCAACCAGTCTCTATTCCATGGATAGGCGAAGGTGGTTCTCCTGCATCGATTCCTGGTTCAAATTTGGGAGTTGAAAGTAAACCCGAAGCTTCAGGAAATAGTTTTGGTAATCCCGGAGAAACAGTTCAATTTAATACTCTTCAAAAAGCGGTAAATAAAAATATGGAATCTAGTTTAGATGTGCCATGTTTTAGGGTAGGTTACTCCATTAACACAGATAAATTAGATAATTTCTATAAAAAAGTAAAACAGAACGGAGTGACTATGACTGCTTTACTAGTTAAAGCAGTTGCAAAGACACTAAAGAAACATCCTCAAGTAAACTCCAGTTTCTCAGAAAATGGAATTTCTTATCCAGAAAATATAAATATTGCTGTTGCTGTTGCGATGGAAGATGGTGGACTAATAACTCCAGTTTTAAAAGAACCATGCAATACTGATTTATTTGAATTATCTAGGGAATGGAAAGATCTCGTAAAAAGATCAAGATCAAAACAACTAGAACCTGATGAATACTCAACGGGAACCTTCACTTTATCTAACCTTGGGATGTTTGGAGTTGATAGATTTGACGCAATTCTTCCTCCAGGTACCGGTGCTATTTTAGCCATAGCATCATCGAAACCAACCGTTGTTGCTAATAGTGATGGTTCAATATCTGTTAAAAAAATAATGCAAGTAAATCTAACAGCTGATCATAGAGTGATCTATGGAGCTGATGGAGCTTCATTCTTGAAAGACTTGGCTAACCTGATTGAAAATGAGCCAGAGACACTCGTATCATAA
- the queA gene encoding tRNA preQ1(34) S-adenosylmethionine ribosyltransferase-isomerase QueA, with protein sequence MISQINKEERDYRLESYDYLLDPSLIASKPSAIRHESRLMIVRNSVLEEDCSTNKFTKNLLDEFREGDLVVVNNTKVMKARLKVELENGTLVELLVLERSHECVWLCLAKPAKKLKINRKIILKSPFAEDINLMVDGVDEETGGRFIKFPENITDLNSMNDLLDKYGEIPLPPYIKNTEEESFHENSYQTEYATNPGAVAAPTAGLHLSKSLISNLKKKGVIIIPITLHVGYGTFKPIDQEDLSNLKLHKEWVSVNKEVVEEIKRVKKTDRRIIAIGTTSVRALESCYSYEINDFIPIAKYVDLVIKPGYKFKVVDGLLTNFHLPKSSLLLLVSAMIGRERLLDLYKKAIKEKFRFFSYGDAMYISPDSLLDKK encoded by the coding sequence TTGATTTCTCAAATTAATAAAGAAGAAAGAGATTATAGGCTTGAATCTTATGATTATTTACTTGATCCTTCATTAATTGCTAGTAAACCTTCTGCAATTAGGCATGAATCAAGATTGATGATAGTTAGAAATAGTGTTTTAGAAGAAGACTGCTCAACTAATAAATTTACCAAGAATCTTTTAGATGAATTTAGAGAAGGCGATCTTGTAGTTGTTAACAATACTAAGGTAATGAAAGCTAGGTTAAAGGTTGAATTGGAAAATGGGACGTTAGTCGAATTATTAGTCTTAGAAAGATCCCATGAATGTGTTTGGTTATGTTTGGCAAAGCCGGCGAAAAAGTTAAAAATAAATAGAAAAATAATATTAAAATCTCCTTTTGCAGAAGATATTAATTTGATGGTTGATGGGGTTGATGAAGAAACTGGAGGGAGATTTATTAAATTTCCTGAAAATATAACTGATCTCAATTCAATGAATGACCTTCTTGATAAATACGGGGAAATCCCTCTCCCGCCTTATATAAAAAATACTGAAGAAGAATCTTTTCATGAGAATAGTTATCAAACTGAGTATGCAACTAATCCAGGGGCCGTTGCTGCGCCAACTGCTGGTTTACACTTAAGCAAAAGTCTTATTTCCAATCTAAAAAAAAAGGGAGTAATAATTATACCGATAACTTTGCACGTGGGCTATGGAACATTCAAACCAATTGATCAAGAAGATCTAAGTAACTTAAAACTTCATAAAGAATGGGTAAGTGTTAATAAGGAAGTAGTGGAGGAAATAAAAAGAGTAAAGAAAACAGATAGAAGAATAATTGCTATTGGTACAACAAGCGTAAGAGCTCTTGAAAGTTGTTATTCTTACGAAATTAATGACTTTATTCCCATAGCTAAATACGTAGATTTAGTAATTAAGCCAGGTTATAAATTTAAGGTAGTTGATGGATTATTAACTAATTTTCATCTTCCTAAAAGTTCATTATTACTTTTAGTAAGTGCAATGATTGGTAGAGAAAGATTATTAGATTTGTATAAGAAAGCCATAAAAGAAAAATTTAGATTTTTCTCTTATGGCGATGCGATGTATATTTCACCAGATTCACTACTGGATAAAAAATAG
- the cysK gene encoding cysteine synthase A — protein sequence MAKIYEDNSFAIGNTPLVKLKSVTKNAKATVLAKIEGRNPAYSVKCRIGANMIWDAEKSGKLTKDKTIVEPTSGNTGIALAFTASARGYKLILTMPESMSIERRRVMAVLGAEIVLTEASKGMPGAIAKAKEIAESNPSQYFMPGQFDNPANPEIHFKTTGPEIWDDCDGEIDVLVAGVGTGGTITGVSRYIKQEKGKNITSVAVEPSHSPVITQTMNGEEVKSGPHKIQGIGAGFIPKNLDLSIVDKVEQVTNDESIEMALRLAKEEGLLVGISCGAAAAAAVRLAEQDEYAGKTIVVVLPDLAERYLSSIMFTEVPSGIIQEPVKA from the coding sequence ATGGCAAAAATTTATGAGGACAACAGTTTTGCTATCGGAAACACTCCATTAGTAAAATTAAAATCAGTTACTAAAAACGCGAAAGCTACTGTACTTGCAAAAATTGAAGGTAGAAACCCCGCTTATAGTGTCAAATGTAGGATCGGCGCAAACATGATCTGGGATGCCGAGAAAAGTGGGAAACTTACAAAAGACAAAACTATTGTTGAGCCAACTTCTGGAAATACAGGAATTGCTCTAGCTTTTACTGCTTCAGCAAGAGGTTATAAACTGATCCTTACAATGCCAGAATCCATGTCAATTGAAAGAAGAAGGGTTATGGCAGTGTTGGGTGCTGAAATTGTTTTAACAGAGGCATCTAAAGGTATGCCTGGAGCAATTGCTAAGGCAAAAGAAATTGCAGAAAGTAATCCTTCTCAATATTTCATGCCAGGTCAATTTGATAATCCAGCAAACCCTGAAATTCATTTCAAAACTACTGGACCAGAAATCTGGGATGATTGCGATGGTGAAATTGATGTCCTAGTTGCAGGGGTTGGAACTGGTGGCACAATTACAGGAGTTTCAAGATACATTAAGCAAGAGAAGGGCAAGAATATTACTTCTGTAGCTGTAGAACCATCACATAGTCCTGTTATTACGCAGACAATGAATGGAGAAGAGGTTAAATCCGGACCACATAAAATTCAAGGAATTGGAGCAGGATTTATTCCTAAGAACCTTGACTTATCAATTGTTGACAAGGTTGAACAAGTAACAAATGACGAATCTATAGAGATGGCTCTTAGACTAGCTAAAGAGGAAGGCCTATTAGTAGGAATATCTTGTGGAGCTGCTGCTGCTGCTGCTGTTAGATTAGCTGAACAAGATGAATATGCTGGGAAGACAATTGTAGTTGTTCTACCTGATTTAGCTGAGAGGTATTTATCATCAATTATGTTTACTGAAGTTCCAAGCGGAATCATTCAAGAACCAGTCAAAGCCTAA
- a CDS encoding PLP-dependent transferase: protein MRDLLKKPIWKNLELGYAIPDSIHAVSVALPTWNDVINYEEKDQECMNLLKSIYPRFGLNPIVKRLCEKVKKQNYYNNKSIWPYPNERIAFKAKKYIDRNTSEQFSLIEKRDNLAFLITEKEGGIYAKYFWQHTGLGLSSRAAAIELGLEDCPPKSYVNECSQRIKNRISKSTKINSNDIHLTSSGMSALHTSLEIIYKLFPAKPTLQVGFPYVDVLKLPMKIFHGAKLITEENCADIELEIKRIDPSALIIELPSNPMLKCVNIKKISKIAKKLNIPLIIDDTIGSNLNINSIEHADIVFTSLTKIFSGSGDILAGSLILNPKSKWIDQFRYALNEINIPILSDGDIVYLEKVSRDVNQRVFEQNKACLELKKRLETHSEIKNIFHPENCPNFNSLLNSDGGYGCLLSFELNGGLNKAKKFYDSLKVSKGPSLGTKFTLVCPYVLLAHYDELDWAESFGIPSHLIRVSVGLEDQDQLWKTFSEALNNF from the coding sequence TTGAGAGATTTACTTAAAAAACCTATATGGAAAAATTTAGAGTTGGGATATGCAATTCCTGATAGTATTCATGCCGTTTCTGTAGCATTACCAACTTGGAATGATGTAATAAATTATGAGGAAAAAGATCAAGAATGCATGAATTTATTGAAGTCCATTTACCCACGATTCGGGCTAAACCCCATAGTGAAAAGATTATGCGAAAAAGTAAAAAAGCAAAATTACTACAACAATAAAAGTATCTGGCCATATCCGAATGAACGCATAGCTTTTAAAGCTAAAAAATACATTGATAGAAATACTTCTGAACAATTCTCGTTAATAGAAAAAAGAGATAATTTAGCTTTCTTAATAACTGAAAAAGAAGGAGGTATTTATGCAAAATATTTTTGGCAACATACTGGTCTTGGTCTATCTTCAAGAGCTGCCGCTATAGAACTAGGACTTGAAGATTGCCCTCCAAAATCTTACGTAAATGAATGTTCTCAAAGAATAAAAAATAGAATTTCTAAATCTACAAAAATTAACTCTAATGATATTCACTTAACTTCATCTGGAATGTCTGCATTGCATACATCATTGGAAATCATATATAAATTATTTCCAGCTAAACCAACACTCCAAGTTGGTTTTCCATATGTAGATGTACTTAAATTACCAATGAAAATCTTTCACGGAGCAAAGTTAATTACAGAAGAAAATTGCGCGGATATTGAATTAGAAATCAAAAGAATAGATCCATCAGCATTAATTATTGAACTTCCAAGTAATCCAATGCTCAAATGTGTAAACATTAAAAAAATTTCAAAAATTGCAAAAAAGCTAAATATTCCTTTAATTATTGACGATACAATTGGTTCGAATTTAAATATAAATTCCATAGAACATGCAGATATAGTTTTTACTTCACTTACAAAAATTTTTTCAGGTAGTGGTGATATTCTTGCCGGATCATTAATACTAAATCCAAAAAGCAAATGGATTGATCAGTTTAGATATGCATTAAACGAGATTAATATTCCAATACTTTCCGATGGAGATATAGTTTATCTAGAGAAAGTTAGTAGAGATGTAAATCAAAGAGTTTTTGAACAAAATAAAGCATGTTTAGAATTAAAAAAAAGATTAGAGACACATAGCGAGATTAAAAATATTTTCCATCCTGAAAATTGTCCAAATTTTAATTCTTTACTTAATTCTGATGGAGGATATGGCTGCTTATTATCGTTTGAATTAAATGGAGGATTGAACAAAGCTAAAAAATTTTATGATTCTCTAAAAGTATCTAAAGGACCTAGTTTAGGTACAAAATTTACTCTCGTTTGTCCTTATGTTTTACTAGCTCATTATGACGAGTTGGATTGGGCTGAAAGTTTTGGTATACCCTCGCACCTTATTAGAGTATCAGTTGGATTAGAAGACCAAGATCAATTATGGAAAACCTTTTCTGAAGCACTAAATAATTTCTAA
- a CDS encoding trans-sulfuration enzyme family protein, with product MGNKENNIEKPGFKTLSIHHGETFAEETGCVMPPIFSTSTFKHGNKDNFDYTRSGNPNFRILENILKSIEDSKYCTVFGSGISAVTAISSTLKSGDKILCESNLYGCTVRMFEKIFKKFGLEVLYTDFTNENNIKKISNFEPTLIWLESPTNPLLKVLDIKAICDEANKLEIPVVVDNTFSTALIQKPLDLGATLSVVSTTKFINGHSDALGGAVLTNNEEWNSKMLFSQKALGLQPSPFDSWLITRGVKTLPLRIEQQTKSAEFISEELGKHKIISKVIYPFNQEHPQFNLAKSQMKSGGSMITLKLNLKKEDTFKFCKSLKYFSLAESLGGVESLICHPATMTHASVDDKTKNLLGIDDALVRLSIGCEDTNDLISDILFALNKF from the coding sequence ATGGGAAATAAGGAAAATAATATAGAAAAGCCAGGTTTTAAGACCTTATCTATTCACCATGGGGAAACATTTGCAGAAGAAACTGGATGCGTTATGCCTCCTATTTTTTCTACATCTACTTTCAAACATGGAAATAAAGATAATTTCGACTACACCAGATCAGGTAATCCAAACTTTAGAATTCTAGAAAACATCCTTAAATCAATAGAAGATTCTAAATACTGTACAGTTTTTGGATCTGGAATTAGCGCGGTAACTGCAATTTCATCAACACTAAAATCAGGTGACAAGATACTCTGCGAGTCAAATCTCTATGGTTGTACAGTGAGGATGTTCGAAAAAATTTTCAAGAAATTTGGACTAGAAGTTTTATACACAGATTTTACAAACGAAAATAATATCAAAAAGATTTCAAACTTCGAGCCAACCTTGATATGGCTAGAAAGTCCTACTAATCCACTTTTGAAGGTACTTGATATTAAGGCGATTTGTGATGAAGCGAATAAACTCGAAATACCAGTAGTTGTAGACAACACATTTTCTACAGCGCTTATTCAAAAACCATTGGACCTTGGTGCAACGCTATCGGTTGTAAGCACCACAAAATTCATTAATGGACATAGTGACGCACTTGGAGGAGCAGTACTGACAAATAATGAGGAATGGAATAGTAAGATGCTTTTCTCTCAAAAAGCTCTCGGGCTTCAACCATCTCCTTTTGATAGTTGGCTAATTACGCGAGGAGTAAAAACTCTTCCTTTAAGAATCGAACAACAAACTAAAAGTGCAGAATTTATTTCTGAAGAATTAGGTAAACATAAAATAATAAGTAAAGTAATTTACCCTTTTAATCAAGAACATCCGCAATTTAATTTAGCAAAATCGCAAATGAAATCTGGAGGTTCAATGATCACCCTAAAATTAAATTTAAAAAAAGAGGATACTTTTAAATTTTGCAAATCTCTCAAATATTTCTCTCTAGCAGAAAGCCTTGGAGGAGTTGAAAGTTTAATTTGTCACCCTGCAACGATGACTCATGCTTCTGTTGATGACAAAACAAAAAATCTACTAGGGATAGATGATGCTCTTGTCAGATTATCAATTGGATGTGAAGATACAAACGATTTAATCTCGGACATTTTATTTGCTTTAAATAAATTCTGA
- the rpsD gene encoding 30S ribosomal protein S4: MSRYRGPRLRVTRRLGELPGLTRKASKKSNPPGQHGQARRKRSEYAIRLEEKQKLRFNYGVSEKQLVRYVKKARAQDGSTGTNLLRLLENRLDNICFRLGFAGTIPGSRQLVNHGHVTVNGKVLDIAGYQCKSGDVIGIKENKASKKVVEGNIEFPGLANVPPHLDLDKPKLTGKINGKCDREWVALEINELLVVEYYSRKV, translated from the coding sequence ATACCGCGGCCCCAGATTAAGGGTTACGCGTCGCTTGGGAGAACTACCAGGTCTCACTAGGAAAGCTTCAAAGAAGTCAAATCCTCCAGGTCAGCACGGCCAAGCCCGTCGCAAGCGATCAGAATATGCAATTCGTCTAGAAGAAAAGCAAAAACTTAGGTTTAATTATGGAGTTTCTGAAAAACAACTAGTGCGTTATGTAAAAAAAGCCAGAGCTCAGGATGGATCTACAGGAACAAACCTACTAAGACTTTTAGAAAATAGACTAGATAATATTTGTTTTAGATTAGGTTTTGCAGGTACTATTCCAGGCTCAAGACAATTAGTAAATCATGGCCATGTAACTGTTAATGGGAAGGTCCTTGATATTGCTGGTTATCAATGTAAATCAGGCGATGTAATCGGAATTAAAGAAAACAAAGCAAGCAAAAAAGTTGTTGAAGGTAATATAGAATTCCCTGGTTTAGCAAATGTCCCCCCTCATCTTGATTTAGATAAACCTAAATTAACAGGAAAAATAAATGGGAAATGCGATAGAGAGTGGGTAGCTCTTGAAATAAACGAACTACTAGTTGTTGAATATTATTCAAGAAAAGTTTAA